A stretch of the Vigna radiata var. radiata cultivar VC1973A chromosome 7, Vradiata_ver6, whole genome shotgun sequence genome encodes the following:
- the LOC106767478 gene encoding probable esterase D14L → MGIVEEAHNVKVLGSGTRYIVLAHGFGTDQSVWKHLVPHLLDDFRVVLYDNMGAGTTNPDYFDFDRYSTLQGYAFDLLAILEELRVHSCIFLGHSVSAMIGTVASISRPDLFAKIIMLSASPRYLNDMEYFGGFEQEDLDQLFDAMAANYKAWCSGFAPMAVGGDMESVAVQEFSRTLFNMRPDIALSVLQTIFQSDMREILNLVTVPCHIIQSKKDLAVPIVVAEYLHQNVGGDSVVEVMSTEGHLPQLSSPDIVIPVLLKHIRLNIVTKQ, encoded by the exons ATGGGGATAGTGGAAGAAGCTCACAACGTGAAGGTTTTGGGATCCGGCACGCGTTACATAGTTCTGGCTCACGGCTTCGGCACAGACCAATCCGTGTGGAAACACCTCGTACCTCATCTCCTCGACGACTTTCGTGTGGTGCTCTACGACAACATGGGAGCCGGCACCACCAACCCCGATTACTTCGATTTCGACCGCTATTCCACCTTGCAAGGTTATGCCTTCGACTTGCTTGCTATCTTAGAAGAGCTTCGTGTTCATTCATGCATCTTTCTTGGTCACTCTGTCTCCGCCATGATTGGTACTGTCGCTTCCATTTCTCGCCCCGATCTATTCGCCAAAATCATCATGCTCTCCGCTTCCCCTAG GTATCTGAACGACATGGAGTATTTCGGGGGGTTTGAGCAGGAAGATCTGGACCAACTATTCGACGCTATGGCGGCGAATTACAAGGCATGGTGCTCAGGGTTCGCTCCGATGGCGGTTGGTGGGGACATGGAGTCCGTGGCGGTGCAGGAGTTCAGCCGAACCTTGTTCAATATGCGCCCGGACATTGCCCTGAGCGTGTTGCAGACCATTTTCCAAAGCGACATGCGTGAAATTCTCAACCTCGTCACAGTCCCATGCCACATCATCCAAAGCAAGAAGGACTTAGCGGTTCCCATCGTGGTCGCCGAGTACCTCCACCAAAACGTCGGCGGCGACTCCGTCGTGGAAGTCATGTCGACGGAGGGCCACTTGCCGCAACTGAGTTCTCCCGATATCGTTATTCCCGTGCTGCTGAAACACATTCGCCTCAACATTGTAACGAAGCAGTAA